The following are from one region of the Actinomyces sp. oral taxon 897 genome:
- a CDS encoding ABC transporter ATP-binding protein, with translation MRFWDLIGPVRGLVVSGVTLQGLGAVAGLVPMVASVQLSTALVDRAPAGETWRWLWVALAGIAVRTVLIGTGLMLTHLADARLNRDLRVRLTAHLGRIPIGEASRRSSGRVKKLVTDDVHALHTLVAHAGGDMVVGVVTAVAALAVLLLYSWPLALVALLPLAGFLTVFGSMMGKAATQFRDWDEAKARVSSATVEFAHGIAVVKTFGQAGRASADYRRAVDDYADFFGRLMVPMVGASSLGLAIVSAPSVLATMGLLGLLLLQLGWVDFTGFVAGLVLGVGLAGPLTQMDSYDVRLRAAREAAARIGEFLATPVLPVPDAPAAAEGGEVVLDDVSFAYDPHGPDTLSQVAMRIPQGTVTALVGRSGAGKSTLAALVPRFWDVRDGAVRVGGQDVRDLEPAALYRSVAFVFQGTRLVPMSVRDNIRLARPGAGDEEVVAAASAAGIHDRIAALPRGYDSVVGVDALLSGGEAQRVTIARALLEDAPVLVLDEPTSFADPENEVRLQAAVARAAEGRTVLVIAHRLTSVTAADQIAVMEAGRVVEVGTHAELLARAGAYRRLWQAGHVKENAA, from the coding sequence GTGAGGTTCTGGGATCTGATCGGCCCCGTGCGCGGGCTGGTCGTCAGCGGCGTGACGCTGCAGGGACTGGGCGCCGTCGCCGGCCTGGTCCCGATGGTCGCGAGCGTGCAGCTCTCGACCGCCCTGGTGGACCGGGCGCCGGCGGGCGAGACCTGGCGCTGGCTGTGGGTGGCCCTGGCCGGGATCGCGGTCAGGACGGTGCTCATCGGCACCGGGCTCATGCTGACGCACCTGGCCGACGCCCGCCTGAACCGTGACCTGCGGGTCCGGCTGACCGCCCACCTGGGGCGCATCCCCATCGGGGAGGCCTCCCGGCGCTCCTCGGGGCGGGTCAAGAAGCTGGTCACCGACGACGTGCACGCACTGCACACCCTGGTGGCGCACGCGGGCGGCGACATGGTGGTCGGGGTCGTCACCGCGGTCGCCGCACTCGCCGTGCTCCTCCTGTACAGCTGGCCGCTCGCCCTGGTGGCCCTGCTGCCGCTGGCGGGCTTCCTGACCGTGTTCGGCTCCATGATGGGCAAGGCCGCCACGCAGTTCCGCGACTGGGACGAGGCCAAGGCGCGGGTCAGCAGCGCGACGGTGGAGTTCGCGCACGGGATCGCGGTGGTCAAGACGTTCGGGCAGGCCGGGCGCGCGTCGGCGGACTACCGCCGGGCGGTGGACGACTACGCGGACTTCTTCGGCAGGCTGATGGTGCCCATGGTCGGGGCGTCCTCGCTGGGGCTGGCGATCGTGTCGGCCCCGAGCGTGCTCGCGACCATGGGGCTGCTGGGCCTGCTCCTTCTCCAGCTGGGGTGGGTGGACTTCACCGGGTTCGTGGCGGGCCTGGTGCTCGGGGTCGGGCTGGCCGGCCCGCTCACGCAGATGGACTCCTACGACGTGCGGCTGCGGGCCGCGCGTGAGGCCGCCGCCCGGATCGGGGAGTTCCTGGCCACCCCCGTGCTGCCCGTCCCGGACGCCCCGGCGGCGGCCGAGGGCGGCGAGGTCGTCCTCGACGACGTCAGCTTCGCCTACGACCCGCACGGGCCGGACACCCTGTCCCAGGTGGCCATGAGGATCCCCCAGGGCACGGTGACGGCGCTCGTGGGCCGCTCGGGGGCAGGCAAGTCGACCCTGGCGGCCCTCGTGCCCAGGTTCTGGGACGTGCGGGACGGCGCGGTCCGGGTAGGCGGGCAGGACGTGCGCGACCTGGAGCCCGCGGCCCTGTACCGGAGCGTCGCGTTCGTCTTCCAGGGCACCCGCCTGGTGCCCATGAGCGTGCGCGACAATATCCGCCTCGCCCGGCCCGGTGCCGGTGACGAGGAGGTCGTGGCCGCGGCTTCAGCCGCGGGCATCCACGACCGTATCGCCGCCCTGCCCCGGGGCTACGACTCCGTCGTCGGGGTCGATGCGCTGCTCTCCGGCGGGGAGGCGCAGCGCGTCACCATCGCCCGCGCCCTGCTCGAGGACGCCCCCGTCCTCGTGCTCGACGAGCCCACCTCCTTCGCCGACCCCGAGAACGAGGTCCGTCTCCAGGCGGCGGTCGCGCGCGCGGCCGAGGGCAGGACCGTGCTGGTCATCGCCCACCGGCTGACGTCGGTCACCGCCGCGGACCAGATCGCGGTCATGGAGGCGGGCAGGGTCGTCGAGGTCGGCACCCACGCGGAGCTGCTCGCCCGGGCCGGGGCCTACCGCAGGCTGTGGCAGGCCGGTCACGTCAAGGAGAACGCAGCATGA
- a CDS encoding ABC transporter ATP-binding protein — protein MTRTLVNLVHVARGSVRLLPFLVLVTAFALAQGLAFLALIPVVDAVVRGDVHAAWPAAGALAAAAAGGALLYFLQARTGYGISLGLMHSLQHRIGDHASVLPLGWFDRARAGELAQLSSKSAEDAGSVTAHLLQPIVSAVLTPLTVVVGLLWWDWRVAAAGAAFLPVAALIGWLAPKRTARLDAVLDRCTAEVNEQVVDFALAQPVLRSAGRTVGSYPPLDESLNRHHRTSERIFWRTIPGVLISTVAVQLWLVLLLVTAVGLSLSGRLQVPATVGLLVVCVRFVGPLADLSEYTTAMRTVGDSLERIRALLDTPTLPEPASPATVARTGLSVELDEVSFSYGAGDVLHRVSFRLEPGTFTALVGPSGSGKTTVLRLVARFWDATSGSVRLGGVDVRQLGSEQVIERVAVVFQDVYLFEGSILDNVRVGRPEASDEEVAQAICAARLQEVVDRLPDGLDTPVGEGGARLSGGERQRVSIARALLKDAPVVLLDEATAAVDTETEAALADAFAALATGRTVIAIAHRLETVTGADRILVLDDGAIVEDGDHESLVRAGGRYEAFWRAKTGSAGWRIVGDTR, from the coding sequence ATGACCCGCACACTCGTCAACCTCGTGCACGTCGCCCGCGGGAGCGTCCGCCTCCTGCCGTTCCTCGTGCTGGTTACCGCCTTCGCCCTCGCCCAGGGGCTCGCCTTCCTGGCGCTCATCCCGGTCGTGGACGCCGTCGTACGCGGCGACGTGCACGCGGCGTGGCCCGCGGCGGGAGCCCTGGCCGCGGCCGCGGCCGGGGGCGCGCTGCTGTACTTCCTCCAGGCGCGCACCGGGTACGGCATCAGCCTGGGGCTCATGCACAGCCTGCAGCACCGCATTGGCGACCACGCCTCCGTCCTGCCGCTGGGCTGGTTCGACCGCGCCCGCGCCGGGGAGCTGGCCCAGCTCAGCAGCAAGAGCGCCGAGGACGCGGGCTCGGTGACGGCCCACCTCCTGCAGCCGATCGTCTCGGCGGTCCTCACCCCCCTGACCGTGGTCGTCGGCCTGCTCTGGTGGGACTGGCGCGTCGCCGCGGCCGGCGCCGCCTTCCTCCCGGTCGCCGCGCTCATCGGGTGGCTCGCCCCCAAGCGGACCGCGCGGCTGGACGCCGTCCTGGACCGGTGCACCGCCGAGGTCAACGAGCAGGTCGTCGACTTCGCGCTGGCCCAGCCCGTCCTGCGGTCGGCCGGGCGCACCGTCGGGAGCTACCCGCCCCTGGACGAGTCCCTTAACCGGCACCACCGGACGTCGGAGCGCATCTTCTGGCGCACTATCCCCGGCGTGCTTATCAGCACGGTCGCCGTGCAGCTCTGGCTCGTGCTCCTGCTGGTCACCGCGGTCGGCCTCTCCCTGAGCGGCCGCCTCCAGGTCCCGGCGACCGTCGGGCTGCTCGTCGTCTGCGTCAGGTTCGTCGGCCCGCTCGCGGACCTCTCGGAGTACACCACCGCCATGCGCACCGTCGGGGACAGCCTCGAGCGCATCCGCGCCCTCCTGGACACGCCGACGCTGCCCGAGCCGGCCAGCCCCGCCACCGTGGCCAGGACCGGCCTGTCGGTGGAGCTCGACGAGGTCAGCTTCAGCTACGGGGCGGGGGACGTCCTCCACCGGGTGTCGTTCCGGCTGGAGCCGGGGACGTTCACCGCCCTGGTGGGGCCCAGCGGGTCGGGCAAGACGACCGTCCTGCGTCTGGTCGCCAGGTTCTGGGACGCCACCAGCGGCAGCGTGCGCCTGGGCGGGGTGGACGTCCGCCAGCTCGGCTCCGAGCAGGTGATCGAGCGCGTGGCGGTGGTCTTCCAGGACGTCTACCTGTTCGAGGGCTCCATCCTGGACAACGTCCGCGTGGGCCGCCCGGAGGCGAGTGACGAGGAGGTCGCGCAGGCGATCTGTGCCGCCCGCCTCCAGGAGGTCGTGGACCGTCTTCCGGACGGGCTGGACACGCCGGTCGGCGAGGGCGGCGCACGGCTCTCCGGCGGTGAGAGGCAGCGGGTCTCCATTGCCCGCGCCCTGCTCAAGGACGCGCCCGTCGTGCTGCTCGACGAGGCCACCGCCGCGGTGGACACCGAGACCGAGGCGGCCCTCGCGGACGCCTTCGCCGCCCTGGCCACGGGCCGCACGGTGATCGCGATCGCTCACCGGCTCGAGACCGTCACGGGCGCCGACCGCATCCTCGTCCTCGACGACGGGGCCATTGTCGAGGACGGCGACCACGAGTCCCTGGTGAGGGCGGGCGGACGCTACGAGGCTTTCTGGCGGGCCAAGACGGGCTCGGCGGGCTGGCGGATCGTGGGGGACACGCGGTAG
- a CDS encoding TetR/AcrR family transcriptional regulator: MAHRTTPRRRPGRPNRIDRETIADAAIELIAEAGVDALTFQALAARLGVRHPALYRHVNGRPDLLRAVADRFMETTRWPDPVGSWQDYLRAVACAIDTECGRYPGMMDLIYNQVWPMPERLILAAIEMAENLVALGFPRQLALVAADMVADFAADSRIRRDRIARHAGQDGFTRLTDPDGTHDPGLRAAFHDRFSAGPNVWSDDKLEIILAGIEAELTASSG, translated from the coding sequence ATGGCGCACAGAACGACACCACGCCGTCGGCCGGGCCGCCCGAACCGCATTGACCGGGAGACCATTGCCGACGCCGCCATCGAGCTCATTGCCGAGGCCGGTGTCGACGCCCTCACCTTCCAGGCCCTCGCGGCCCGCCTAGGGGTCAGGCACCCCGCGCTGTACCGTCACGTCAACGGCCGCCCCGACCTCCTGCGCGCCGTCGCGGACCGTTTTATGGAGACCACGAGGTGGCCCGATCCGGTGGGCAGCTGGCAGGACTACCTGCGTGCCGTCGCCTGCGCGATCGACACCGAGTGCGGCCGCTACCCGGGGATGATGGACCTGATCTACAACCAGGTGTGGCCCATGCCCGAGCGCCTCATCCTGGCCGCGATCGAGATGGCCGAGAATCTCGTCGCCCTCGGGTTCCCCCGGCAGCTCGCGCTCGTCGCCGCCGACATGGTGGCCGACTTCGCCGCGGACAGCCGTATCCGGCGCGACCGTATCGCCCGGCATGCCGGGCAGGACGGGTTCACCCGTCTCACGGACCCCGACGGCACCCATGACCCCGGGCTGCGCGCGGCGTTCCACGACCGCTTCTCGGCTGGCCCTAACGTGTGGTCGGACGACAAGCTCGAGATTATCCTCGCGGGGATTGAGGCCGAGCTCACGGCGTCCTCGGGGTGA
- a CDS encoding ABC transporter permease codes for MNGRTVVDQTPSPARPARRGRAGRARAARAPLPVLVAVLAACGGCAIVLPLVGLGTRVAWGQLPQLLSTPSAQAALWLSVRTCLASTAVSVLLGVPLALALARSWPGVRVARVLAVLPMTLPPVVAGIALLSTLGRKGVLGARLDAWGVGIAFTTTAVVVAQVFVSMPYLVVTLEAALRSRDTRAETTARTLGAGPWRVLVRITLPLAAPALARGTALALGRSLGEFGATIAFAGSKEGVTRTMPLTIYLERESDTSTALALTVVLIVLSFIIVGATNVRWGTLGTLWRPGHYDAAGHGDAEDEVPAPGAPDAPTTGVHATSPAVPDGQGRGRDLEVSFRLDSRDVMVSLSVPAGRTVALIGPNGSGKSTVCSVVAGLLDAAGGRVALGGRVLDGPEGFVPAGRREVALLSQDPGVFTHMSVLGNVVFALRCQGVGRSAARVRARAELAAVGALHLASRSGGALSGGQAARVALARALATAPRLLVLDEPMSALDVTARQEMRRLVARRTAQEDLTLLLVTHDVLDMTALAEDVVVLEAGRVVEQGGTAQVLASPSSDFAARLTGTAVLAGDLAGDGDAPALVLPRGVTLYGRPWEDDIAPAGHVPRPAVPAPTSPGIALVPPDAVALYRQAPQGSPRNVLPGTVTGVERSGALVSVDVALAPGQVVHATVTAGALAEMGIAPGQELWCVIKAVAVRVVPRRAGRRHGERHGTGAAGTGTVAQDGRVGSGHGAQNDTTPSAGPPEPH; via the coding sequence GTGAACGGACGTACGGTCGTGGACCAGACGCCGTCCCCGGCCCGGCCCGCCCGACGCGGCCGGGCCGGGCGGGCGCGGGCCGCCCGCGCGCCCCTGCCCGTGCTCGTCGCCGTCCTGGCCGCCTGCGGGGGCTGCGCGATCGTGCTGCCCCTGGTGGGGCTGGGCACCCGTGTGGCCTGGGGCCAGCTGCCCCAGCTGCTCTCGACGCCGTCGGCGCAGGCGGCCCTGTGGCTGTCGGTACGCACCTGCCTGGCCTCCACGGCCGTCAGCGTGCTCCTGGGCGTGCCCCTGGCCCTGGCGCTGGCCAGGAGCTGGCCGGGGGTGAGGGTCGCCCGCGTCCTGGCGGTCCTGCCCATGACGCTGCCCCCGGTGGTGGCCGGTATCGCGCTGCTGTCCACCCTGGGGCGCAAGGGGGTCCTGGGGGCGCGGCTGGACGCCTGGGGCGTGGGTATCGCCTTCACCACCACCGCCGTGGTGGTGGCGCAGGTCTTCGTGTCCATGCCCTACCTGGTGGTGACCCTGGAGGCGGCCCTGCGCAGCCGTGACACCCGTGCCGAGACCACCGCCCGCACCCTGGGGGCGGGCCCGTGGCGGGTCCTGGTGCGCATTACCCTGCCGCTGGCGGCCCCGGCCCTGGCCCGCGGCACCGCCCTGGCCCTGGGGCGCAGCCTGGGGGAGTTCGGCGCCACCATCGCCTTCGCCGGCTCCAAGGAGGGCGTGACCCGCACCATGCCGCTGACCATCTACCTGGAGCGGGAGAGCGACACCTCCACCGCCCTGGCCCTGACTGTGGTACTCATTGTACTGTCCTTCATTATCGTCGGTGCCACTAACGTGCGTTGGGGCACTCTGGGTACACTGTGGCGCCCAGGGCATTATGACGCTGCCGGGCACGGGGACGCCGAGGACGAGGTACCGGCACCAGGGGCCCCTGACGCGCCCACCACCGGCGTGCACGCCACCTCCCCCGCCGTGCCTGACGGCCAGGGGCGGGGCAGGGACCTGGAGGTCTCCTTCCGCCTGGACTCGCGCGACGTCATGGTCTCCCTGTCCGTGCCGGCCGGGCGGACCGTGGCCCTCATCGGGCCCAACGGGTCGGGCAAGTCCACGGTCTGCTCGGTGGTGGCGGGCCTGCTGGACGCCGCGGGCGGGCGGGTGGCCCTGGGCGGGCGGGTGCTGGACGGCCCGGAGGGGTTCGTGCCCGCCGGACGCCGTGAAGTGGCCCTGCTCAGCCAGGACCCGGGGGTGTTCACCCACATGTCGGTCCTGGGCAATGTGGTCTTCGCCCTGCGCTGCCAGGGGGTGGGGCGCTCGGCCGCCCGGGTGCGGGCCCGCGCCGAGCTGGCCGCCGTGGGGGCGCTCCACCTGGCCTCCCGCTCCGGCGGGGCGCTCTCCGGGGGGCAGGCGGCCCGCGTGGCCCTGGCCCGGGCCCTGGCCACCGCCCCGCGCCTGCTGGTCCTGGACGAGCCCATGAGCGCCCTGGACGTCACCGCGCGCCAGGAGATGCGCCGCCTGGTGGCACGCCGCACCGCGCAGGAGGACCTGACCCTGCTGCTGGTGACCCACGACGTGCTGGACATGACCGCCCTGGCCGAGGACGTCGTCGTCCTGGAGGCGGGGCGCGTGGTGGAGCAAGGCGGTACGGCGCAGGTCCTGGCCTCACCGAGCTCCGACTTCGCCGCGCGCCTGACTGGGACCGCGGTCCTGGCCGGTGACCTGGCCGGGGACGGCGACGCCCCCGCCCTGGTCCTGCCCCGGGGGGTGACCCTCTACGGGCGCCCCTGGGAGGACGATATCGCCCCGGCCGGCCACGTCCCCCGGCCAGCGGTACCGGCCCCCACCAGCCCCGGTATCGCCCTAGTGCCGCCCGACGCCGTGGCCCTGTACCGTCAGGCGCCCCAGGGCTCCCCCCGGAACGTCCTGCCCGGCACGGTCACCGGGGTGGAGCGCTCTGGTGCCCTGGTGAGCGTGGACGTGGCCCTGGCCCCTGGCCAGGTCGTCCACGCCACCGTGACCGCGGGCGCGCTCGCCGAGATGGGGATAGCGCCGGGCCAGGAGCTGTGGTGCGTCATTAAGGCCGTCGCGGTGCGCGTCGTGCCCCGGCGCGCGGGGAGACGGCACGGCGAGCGGCACGGCACGGGCGCTGCCGGCACCGGCACTGTCGCCCAGGACGGCCGGGTAGGGTCGGGTCATGGCGCACAGAACGACACCACGCCGTCGGCCGGGCCGCCCGAACCGCATTGA